The DNA sequence atgtacctacttcatattTTGCGGGTAGTTTCTTTACTTTTAGACCTTGTTCTTTTATTGTCATCAACATCAGCCACTATAACTGTCCAATGTCCACTGCTGGAGATCCTTTCTATTTTTCATACACCACTACCGATTACCAATCTATCTTTATAATATCCATTTCTTCACAAACCATCATCATTTATTCCAGTGCATCCACCGTGACTTGGCAGCTCGCAACGTGCTAGTCTCAGACGACTGTGTCCTCAAGATCGCTGACTTCGGCCTCGCCAAGGACGTCCAGAGCAACGACTACTACAGGAAGAAGACTGAGGGCCGCCTGCCCGTGCGGTGGATGGCTCCCGAGTCTTTGTACCACAAGGTGTTTACGACGCAGACTGATGTGTGAGTAGAATTTTTATGGactatattgttattattctgttctATAGtcgaatatattatttttgataaaggaggatgggcaaaaatgtatgggagctggtatactttatttatttatttataaatataccttgCAATAATAATGAGTCATATATGTATAGAagggtaattttatttatttgcatatGTACTAGGTCGCATCTTTCTAAGAGTTGTCGGATCTGAGTTCTACTACTTTGAAGCTGACatttttcagtaaaaaaatcgGAAAATTGAAGAGTAGagatttcaaaaataaaaccaaTCAGGACAGATCACGTCGCACTTAAATCTACTGGTTTCAATACATGgttattgtgttttattgcgataatttcataaataaagttgaaaaagtaaaaaaaaagctACCGTATTGTGCCAGTGGTAAGTCTTCTAAAATCCCTATACAAATAACACATGTTTGGATGGCTATATTTCCGAACGGACAACTATTTTGAGGAGACTTCCATAGTAACTATTGATTGGGATAATATACCcaatttaaaaagtaatatcTGATCTCTATTGGACTGTATACCAAAATGCCCATTCTCCTTTAATGTTTAGAGACCTTTGGATTATTAGTACAATAGTGTGTTTATGTAcacttagaatagaatagaatagaatagaatactctttattttgcaccattaaaaacacattacatttcacaacttatatacataacatagtacaaaaaaaggcggccttattgcttaaagcaatctctaccagacaacctttggatggaagagacaattttaacataattaatgggaGTAGAGGTGCAAGGTATACTACATAAACTGTACatactatataaataaataaaacaacacaatacaaaaaatatatatatatatatatatatatatatctttacctataataaacttacatattatatattacataaactcgtttacataaatacataaataaatactaacaacttatatttataatcaacTGTTCAGTGAATTCAAATAATGTATCCTGACCCTATCTTTGAATGAGGCAACAGAAGGTGCTCGTCGTATTTCCTCGGGAAGAGCGTTCCAGAGTACCACAGCTTTGACAGTGAAGGAGTGGCTGTAAAAGTCAGTCTTGTGCGGTGGCACTTGTAGCCTCAGATTGTAGGCAGACCGGAGTGTCCGGTTGTGCGAGCTatcccgaaactgaaatcgcTCTTTTAAGTAGGGTGGCGACGCTGGGTTAAACAGTATGAATCGAATGAACAGAGCCATCTAGGATACTTCCCCGAAATTGACTGAACGTTAGCATTAGCAATGTCCCAACCCCAATGGAATTATGAACAACACAATGGTGCCGAGCGTGGTGCGTGGCTATTCTACGAAACCTAGCAATAGTTTATACAGTGGCTCATAGATGGCAGAGCGGATCTTTAGCCCAAACAACcgtatgtatattgtataccgCGGGTAGTTTTAGTTTCTTACCTTTCCAATTCAAAAGTAAATGATGACTTGTGTCTCCCCCCTTTATCTTAACCCATTTTCCAATCAGATTTGCTATAAAGttacatttacattaattactttaatttataattaattacattaatttataattccacaCCCACAGCTGGTCATTCGGCGTGCTTCTCTGGGAGATCATGACGCTGGGCGGCACCCCGTACCCGACCGTGCCCGGACAGTACATGTACCAGCACCTCAGCGCCGGGCACCGGATGGAGAAGCCGCCGTGTTGCAGTCTTGAGATGTGAGTTCAACCTTGGGTTAGAGTTTGGGATATCCGATTTTTTGGATCGTAATGGATCGTAACTTCGTGATCTTCTCTGCATTCTTTTTAGGGCTccttcattttattttcaaagcgTTTTTACCCTAAGAAacctatttaataattatctcATTCCTTCAaagtataggtatacctaactAATTATCAATCTCCTTGTATTTACAGATACATGTTGATGCGCGAATGCTGGTCCTTCCAGCCCAACGACCGGCCGTCGTTCACCGAGCTGGTCGAAGATCTAGACAAGATCCTAACAGTCACAGCCAACCAGGAGTACCTAGACCTAGGTCTGCCACAACTAGACACGCCACCGTCCAGTTACGACGGTTCTGGAGACGAAAGCGACAGTGAATTCCCCTTCATAACGAATAGTTAAATCGAAAGTGACACTTTTCATAAGTGATTTGAACGATTATAATGTGGTGACATTTTGGATTAGTGATTACTTGAGGTGTTTGTTAATGTGGACATACTGTTACGTTTAGCTGAGTGGATCAAGAATTTTTACACTTAGTAAATGCGGTTTAATCTGCGATaacttgtaattttattattgatccGAGAGTCATAATATTTATCAGTATCCATTATGTAACTTGGGTTAATTGGTAGAATCCCGTGAAATCAGACACtataaaaatctattgtgtATGGTGCGATAGCAGTATCACTTTTGAAGCatagttttatgaaaaaaaatactataagaATATACGAACGCTAAAAGCAGATTGCATAAAACctaatgtgtgatatttataaaatctatTGCTGTTATATTTTGTCCAGTATACAGTAAGAAAGTGCAATAGATTTAAACCAGACTCAAGGGTTGGTGCTAGCCCCCTAACAGTGACAGTATTGTAAAATAGTTTTGAAAGATCCCACCTAATGTTTGGTATTATTTTGTTCTGGCATGAAATTGTGAAATGAAATATGATGGTTTTTTTATTGAGATTGTACATAATACTTTAAGAATGTTTAGGCACGTccgtaatttattttgaataggcaataaatagatagaaatgaacttttactattataagtataatactaTTGATTAAGTTGGTGGACGAAACCTGAAGGGACGTAATTTTTAAGGTTATTGATTTAACGTCTTGTTTAATTAACTCTATTGTTTGATAAATTTTTAggacataggtacctactatgatTATTACTCATAAAAGTGCCATTtatcaatgtatttatttctttacttTAAAACCAAATATTGCAAAACAAAGTATTGCATAATATTCGTAgtgtatgtttttgtacataaaacCAAAGTTTatcgtattttaaattaaaatttttaataatattatacgtaGATAGTATgcattagtaaaaaaaaattatgtaagtaagtcttttttgtttagaattttatcaaaaatactGTATTGTATCCATAAGGAAAAGTAAATAGAAAGAAAAATCTTTctgttttagaaaaaaaaaccgcACTGGAAAATTATTGTCATGCATTTTAGTACCTACTCAGTACTCAgtcaatttatttgttatgtacttaattagcTTTTATAAAACCAACTCGAATGTAAGTAGTACAAAATAGTTAATACGGTACCCATAATTACACCTTAAACATTATACAAGTTTTAGATTTAATCGCAATATAGTTATGtatgttatgtacctactgagcttgtgggaattccgggataaaaagtaccctatgttctttcccagggtctataccatatgtataccaaatttcattcaaatccgttcagtagttttggcgtgaaagagtaacagacagacagacagacagacacagttactttcgcatttataatattagttaggatactgTATGATGCTAGGTACACATGCCtgctgttgcaaaaaggttttttttttcgcgaatttgtaAAACTCGTAGTACAATAGGCGGTCCGATTGACAATAATGATAAATGCATCATTcaataatgtaatgtaatgatCAATAtaggttataataattaggtaagcAATTGAGATATTACCGAtatgaataattatattttataagtcaCAAAACGTGACGACCCTTGAAGTGCCTTAGAAGAAGGTATACCTATTGGTTTACTCGTATTTGGTTAGTAAATTAATAGATTATGTAACtgttttgtttgtatatttGATAACTTTTTGTGACTGATTGTATGTAACGTCTtgtcaatattaaaatatgaatttcaaTGATATGaactttgtgttttatttttattcccgTTCAAAATACCTGTAAAATATCATTCATGATTTGGTGTAGATTCTAACTTGACACTCTGATTAACTCTATATTTGCTAAATTCTGCTCTACATTAATTAGGTTCGCCTCTAAATTAGTTAGGTTAACTAATGTAGAGAACATTAGTTAGGTTCGTCTCTCTCTACATAATCTAGTTTTTGCTCTACATTCGTAAAATTCTGCTCTACATTAGTTAGGTTCATCTGTACATTCGTTAAATTCTCCGCTACGTTTGTTAGGTTCGTCTCTACATTAGTTAGGTTCGTCTCtatataatttagtttttgctCTACATTTAATAGATTCTGCTCTACATAAGTTAGGTTCGTCTCTACATAAGTTAGGTTCCTCTCTACATTAGTTAGgttcgtttcaaaattacttaGGTTCATCTCTACATAAGTTAGTTTGTGCTCTACATTTGATAGATTCAGCTCTACATTTGTTAAATTCTACTCTACATTAGTTGGGTTCGTCTCTACATTCGTTAGGTTCGTCTATACATAAGTTAGTTTTTGCACTACAATCGTTTAATTCTGCTCTACATAAATTAATAGGTTCTGCTCTACATTCGTATCTGTAGAAACAAACCCAGCGAATGTAGAGACGAACCTAGCTAATGTAGAGACGAACCTAGCTAATGTAGAGACGAACCTAAATAATGTAGAGACGAACCTAGCTAATGTAGAGACGAACCTAAATAATGTAGAGACGAACCTAGCTAGTGTAGAGACGAACCTAAATAATGCAGAGCAGAATTTAACGAATGTAGagcaaaaactaaattatgtaGAGACGAACCTAACTAATGTAGAGACGAACCTAGCTAATGTAGAGACGAACCTAAATAATGTAGAGACGAACCTAGCTAGTGTAGAGACGAACCTAAATAATGTAGAGATGAACCTAATTAATGTAGAGACGAACCTAGCTAATGTAGAGTCGAACCTAAAGAATGTAGAGCAGAACCTAACTAATGTAGAGACGAACCTAACTAATGTAGAGACAAACTATACCAACAGTCTTGCTAACTTGACTTTATACTATATGAAGGGAATACAAGTTTCATTAGATTAGAATCTCAAAAATCCAAAGGATAACTGTTTCTTATAATGGCCTGTTGCATCTCTAAAGTAAACAacgaatatatttttgtaactttgtattttgtatCACTTTAGTTAGTTCATGAAATAGCATCACAATCTTAGGTAATTGTCATACAAAAAATTTAATCTACTAATTTACATTACAGTTTCATATTTTCGAgtaacatacttacataaatgtcATAGCAAAGATTGTCCTTATGAGTTCAACTCTAAGATAGTTATAATAGAGGTAATATACAAATCTCACAATTGTAACTAGCCAAGATTAAATTAACATTacgataaataataagtaattctTGAAATAgtcgatataaaaatatttcgtacttaattaaactttgcgtagcaaaataaaatggaaGTATATTCTTGAACAAATGAGTTTAACAATaattcttaaaatatattgaactaaaataatatttactaattgCGTCTGATATCTAGATCCATACAATAATACTTGTCATTTACTTTGTATTTGGTCTGTCTTTTAAATTATGTGCGTTTTCGTTGTTATAAACAGTGAGAAAAAGAAAtatctataataattttacaaactttttcagtattttattacaatattatagtTTGCTTGATTCTTTTTTTGATCATGAAGAATATGTCATGACTTGATTGAGTCATTTAAGGTAGAAATAATGTTTCGCGCAACACAAATTTCTGGCCGAAACGATCGTCGGTCTAACAATCATGAGTCAATCAACCAAGAATCATACCCGAAGAGTATCGTTTTGTCGTAATATTCTATTGTCATCTTATGTAATTTGATCTGTTTCGTacctaaaactaaattaagtCAATGTTTTTGGAGATTAAAgacaacaaaatattatgttatataaattaaatattatgtatcatGTCAAACATCTACTTTATTGCGTGGTATTAGAGGTAGTGATGGCATAACAGGCTCCGCTCCAAATCCTAAAATTCCGTAACCATCTGGGATCATGGCATTCCTGGACTATTGCAAATTCAaagtcataattatttttcataccGTCAAAATGGTTGTCACAAAGGAGCACATCAGAACCAAAACTATTTTAGAACAAtgcaaaaaaacaatcaaatactCAGTCCAGctggtttcaaaattaaatacataatcaCATTCTCAGAACACGAATTCCGAAATTCAATCACATGTTGACACAACGCAGCTTCTTCTCCGGAACTCTCGCGGCGAACTGTAGGCTCGGGACCACAACCTTCACTTCCTCCTTCACTACCTCTTCTTCATTATCCACTCCACCCATCATAGACTTCAAGCAAATCTTCATATCCGACGCAAATTTCCTCACTAACCTTTCCAAAGAGAACAGATGCTCATCTAGAGCCTCTGGTACTTCATCCCTCATAAACTCTGCCAGTCTTAACAAATATTCAACATTCGAACCTGACGGTCCATGGCATTCTAGAATCTGCTTCGCTATATCAGGTAGCGGTGCCGCGCCCAGCCAGTGTTTGTTCTCTGGCACTGCGATGTACAGAACCGCGTTTTTCTTCTCTTGGAGGCTACTTGGTGCTGAAGAGAAGCAGTCAGGCCGTGGGTGGAAGTTCACGGTGTATATTCTGTAGCCACCGAGGGTGCACTCTCTGGTGTCTAGGTAGGGGAGCGCGGCTGTGTCTTCGGCTGCCACTAGGAACGCTTTGCCCCATGTGATGCCCTGGAAGGAAGAGAAGGTTTGTGTTACTCAACAGGTTTGGAAGAAGAATCACATCACAttacgacccatcacgtcgtTACTGGGGGGCAaaggtctccttccaatgaaggaaagaTTTTGGATGAAGAATCACTTAATCTATTTGTGGTAATAAAGGTATAAACGACCCAGGTATGACTGGGTAGTAGGAGTAGATAGAATTCCTACTGTACTGTCTTGCACTTTTCTtcatgatttttatttatttattatgataaggtAAGAATACGGGGTAGTGAAATTTGCATGGTACATTGTGAATTTTTTTCTCATAATCTTGTGaagatatataataataattatattatggtaATGAACTTCTAATCTGTATGATAATGAACGCgttcaaattattttaaatgaagacgaaaacaaaataataaaattttaataacatgTTTACTACAGCGCCGAAAatgattaggtacctacaaaatacaatttaaaaggtcacaaaactcacaaacttttaaataataaacgaTAGGATAGGTACTAAACTATGTATTGTGTACATATAACTACATATAGGATCCACTCAGTGAAAAGCCATTTGCCTTCCACGTGTTATCACCCTCCAAAAgcacttaataataatgataatattagcAACCTCATTAATGGCTTTTATCCAAATGGATATGATGTCTGGAGATAACAAGCTAGTAGCAAGTGAACACTAAATCAATAATAGTCTAGctcaaaatacctatattcgGATGATTAAAGTGATATTGTTATCATGTCACAGtagtaagaaaaaaatataatgatactactgtgtaggtatgtaaaagATTTTTGCAACATTGTGTGTGTGCACCTATTGGTCAAAGGCctataataggtaagtactttataatataacaaagttttttttaactaagttGACGGAAGATATTAACGATACCTAGCAGTTTTATACAGCGCATTGGACGGGCTTCTGGAAAATCTTTCACAAGCCAGGTATTGTTATATTTTGCCAAACCCACCTAAACATCACGTCCCtcgagctataatcctccaaaatttaaactcaatagaaactatttctgatgatgccaaaaaTTAGTCatgaaatagtcataaatagtcgtgttttccaaaaaaatagtcgtatcatactttcggagttagagctatactttatggaggattatagctggaggtctccagctataatcctccagcctctgcagaacaaacggtaaggcctatcgacttggttaaggtctcaaaaaatagtcgtgaaatagtcgtaatgacatgccaaatttcagaaatagtcgtccaaagatagcagagatataaaggtactttgctgcagccctggtggaggattatagctggaggttttgaaaatatcgaatatctttggaactactatgactatcggtttgaattatgtctcaaaaaatagtcgtgaaatagtcgcttctatttattataattttaagcttgataaaagctgtttaataatgatatcaaattcttcatacaaatcaaagtggacgagaatgccaaagcgagccagtacacaaaaataatagcaccgtagcattgaagtactcatgtcgaatttatctataaatcattgCATCAATAGTATCTAAACGAATCTttggtatgacattttattgcttttgctcttagcatttaccttactgtgtacagagaaaacgtatgcctatacacgcacacatttatctctgttatcttgacaaacgatagcgatgacgactacggcgatgtagtacctaggtcagttattgtcatcccttactatcccgtaatcagacaaatattgctatccttgTCTCCTTTCTAACCGGCATGCATCGCACGCACAGAACGCGTGAGCGAACGTTTCACCGGTTGCATCTTGACAAGCTATAGCAAAGCGGTATTTATTACGTCCTTTATTATCCCGGGATCACACAAATAGTGCtgttcttgtttttttattagcgTTGATGTGGCCGCCACCTCCGCCGGTGAAATTGGGATTAGTTTTATTGAAGACGCAGTAACAGGGTAGCACTCAAgcgataagaataaaatacggtgtttgaaatattaattacaatcacaggccgaaagtacttttatttatacttaagttattcaCTAAACAATCTTTAGGTACATTAGGTttcatacaattatctcaGTATTATTTGACTATTagctataaacatatttagtttaatttaaaataatcacagttggtttattgctaagaaataatataatattgacgtagttcaataaaaaaaacatggtatgaacttaaatatgtagttatttcactatttaaaaataattattttctagccCTATATCATAAAAAGCTTAAGTTAAAGTAATCACAGATTGTTCATTAATaggtttaggtaagtataatcacGGTTATTGTCATAATGAAATATAACTCATTTAATTACCATCACAGgccgaaagtacttttatttatacttaagttattcattCCTTCATTCATCTTTAGGTAGTTtaggatttaattatttttattctccatagtaaaaagtcacgtgaccaactaagtttctatgaaaaatgatatatttttttctaaattctgatttcagtttcaggcttagatataccatgctgcacatgtagcattcggcttagtataccctttttgcaacaccttgtataatggttttaataaatatacctaaataacttcGTAGGTGATAATAGGGTATCTATAATGCCCAGATAACTGAATCCTGTAGGTGTAGAACTTGCAAAAATTATGAACAGCCACTGTAGCTTGCGACGTTATTGAAGAACACACGTAAGCTgcgctgaaaaaaaaataaggcaaATTAACGTCTTattaaggcccgggtctcctattacgcgccgtatgtcgcgtccagcgtcacgccgtaggccgcgtcacgatgctcactacatctacgcgccaacgtcggcgtgtgagggagaccgcatcagtacatttctatagtgagcatcgtgacgcggcctacggcttgacgctggacgcgcccctcggcgtaaataggagacccaggcctaataaaaatatttgttttttttttaaatattatatacatatatatatgatatacgagtaggtagaTACGAGTAGTAATAACGTTATTTCACCTAGACTATTTGTTTGGTAATTTATTGTCAGTTGGAGACCACAGCAAATAGTGTAGTAAAATTTCTTATCAGTAACTTATTGCAACAATAACTTGAAACTGCGAACTTTTGTGCGAAAAGGGTAGAGTAGAAATACTGTTCATTAGTGTAttcgcttttttcaatatataTGTCCCATAACCGACCTCTATTGTTTTTGAGCGAAAGAGATAGCTGAGTAAACAATTTGGCTTTTGTCCAAAACCGGTTTGGTCGGACGGTGCGTTTGAAACTTGTATGAAATTTCACAGGGTGTGaattaattacatacataGAATCTGAACTAAATACAGTTCAGAAACACGTTTTTGTCGCTTGTAACTGATAGGTACAAATGAGTTTTGACAAGTAAATTGGCTGTTATAACTTTATCAACTTCAGCACCACAACACTGTATCCTAGCATAACCACAATACCATATGAAAATAGTGATAAATTCTTACCTAGGATTTGTTATCTGGTAATCATGTATTCGGAGCCATTGCAGTTTTTTAGCTCATTACATCAATGCAGTCATGATAGTTTATCGGCGCATTACATCGATGGGCTGTGTTTTCACCTGAAATAATAATGGGTAGGCTTATAGGTAGGAtacacataattttttttagacatatatttatttgcctagtttcattcagaaatacaaacaataacgcCTTTTTTTGCTATTGAGGGGTAAATATCCACATTTAACCAGGACTACCATATGTAGGTAATCGATGATacccacatattttcgtatcaaCTAAGATATGTAAGTACATGAATGCCTTGATTGCATGTATGCACAATTTACTAGCTCATAGTGTAAAATTGCTAATTGAATAACAATCCCCATACATATTAAGCATAgatattcaaaaataatttagctacgatacttcaataaaaaatcatgttaataaataagctgAGCATAACAAAATGGGATGGCTTGCTTTGATATTGAGTATTAAAAAGGATACTTACTTGCAAATATTCAAACATAGCACTCTCTAAACACTCTTATCTGCATCCACTAAtatcttttagaatataaCATCTTGAATATTCATTTGCATATAGAGCactcacaatattttaacaaccaACAATAACACTGATCGTGACCATAGTTTGCACTAAACTGTAAACAaattatcaaacaaaacatgcaAAATACTAACCCCAACTTCAccggtggcggcgcgcggcggcggtcaCATAAggggggttccgctcatctcgcataatctttattgaccaaaactcatttcgcataactcgtatggtctaaacctttttggccgaaccatcactttgccaagacttatgtggcataaggctcgtttcgtctaaaactctttaggcacaatctttaaacacctaagtttcgtttgctcaaatttatgttcgtctataccttggtataatcttgtttctcttaattttatcttaataaataatatattaagtatgtagtaaatgtacaaattgtggtatttttctcctacatcccgaaaatcacgatattgtatgatcaaaaaatcgaaagttaacgaccaatataattataacaaaccccatgagatcgaaacctaaaaataggtgcgacgacgagcaaaacgaggaggagcgtgttaggtgcacatgttcatcaaaaccaaagcggagcgcagcgaagcggagcggagcgttttccaaacagcggcaacaat is a window from the Plutella xylostella chromosome 7, ilPluXylo3.1, whole genome shotgun sequence genome containing:
- the LOC105381483 gene encoding putative glutathione-specific gamma-glutamylcyclotransferase 2, producing the protein MENSSGTSRMCERQEESSLKMDGREQRAAQKDAFWVFGYGSLCWNPGFQYKQCVTGYVKGFSRRFWQGNTTHRGTDSKPGRVATLVEDKEGITWGKAFLVAAEDTAALPYLDTRECTLGGYRIYTVNFHPRPDCFSSAPSSLQEKKNAVLYIAVPENKHWLGAAPLPDIAKQILECHGPSGSNVEYLLRLAEFMRDEVPEALDEHLFSLERLVRKFASDMKICLKSMMGGVDNEEEVVKEEVKVVVPSLQFAARVPEKKLRCVNM